From the genome of Macrobrachium nipponense isolate FS-2020 chromosome 29, ASM1510439v2, whole genome shotgun sequence, one region includes:
- the LOC135205974 gene encoding piggyBac transposable element-derived protein 4-like, whose translation MEIVASKYKKKTSTHKNVEREELRAFIGVLIFSGCQKDSHMSTCDMWSVDIGAALYRAAMLQARFEFILGCLRFDDPQTREMRRETDRFAPIRELFDKFMEKCERHYTPSENLCVDEQLVGFRRKCSFRMYIPSKPAKYGIKLVNINDCKSKYLLGSIPYLGKNNIRPSAGVGLGHYYTKELTKLYHMTNRNVTTDNWFTSVGLVADLLQNCGMTLVGTVKANKRELPEKIKTKDNREPGSSAFLFTKEMTLVSYVPPVGKTAKKLVLLLSSMHSQPVLQENGKPEIIEFYNRTKGGVDAFDGMCALYSCNRKTKRWPLCIFYWIVNAAIINAKVLYTAHLETTGVTKFPERRRFMLRLARSFIRPWAEKRLSSATLPRNLRTLITTVCNTSSVVTQYPTGQVLAQCNYPQVRCAECTPALKTGRHASGA comes from the coding sequence ATGGAGATTGTAGCCAGTAAGTACAAGAAGAAAACATCAACACATAAAAATGTGGAACGGGAGGAGCTAAGAGCATTCATTGGGGTGCTAATATTTTCGGGATGCCAAAAGGATAGCCATATGTCAACCTGTGACATGTGGTCTGTTGACATCGGTGCGGCACTTTACCGTGCTGCTATGTTGCAGGCTCGTTTTGAGTTTATACTTGGCTGTTTACGCTTTGATGACCCACAGacaagagagatgagaagagaaacTGACAGATTTGCACCTATCCGGGAACTATTTGATAAATTTATGGAGAAGTGTGAAAGGCACTATACACCCAGTGAGAATCTGTGTGTTGATGAACAGTTGGTAGGATTTCGTAGAAAATGTTCATTCAGGATGTATATCCCAAGTAAGCCAGCCAAGTATGGCATAAAGTTGGTTAACATAAATGATTGCAAGAGTAAATACCTGCTAGGAAGTATCCCGTACCTCGGAAAGAATAATATACGGCCCTCAGCTGGAGTAGGACTGGGCCATTATTATACTAAGGAGCTCACAAAGCTATACCACATGACAAACAGAAATGTGACCACAGATAATTGGTTCACCTCCGTAGGACTTGTCGCTGATCTTCTGCAAAACTGTGGAATGACCTTGGTTGGAACGGTGAAGGCAAACAAGCGAGAACTACCAGAGAAGATAAAGACCAAAGATAATCGTGAACCTGGATCAAGTGCCTTTCTCTTCACAAAAGAGATGACCCTGGTTTCATATGTGCCTCCAGTAGGAAAGACGGCTAAGAAGTTAGTCCTCTTGCTCTCATCTATGCATAGCCAGCCAGTCCTGCAAGAGAACGGAAAACCTGAGATTATAGAATTTTATAACCGCACCAAAGGAGGAGTTGATGCATTTGATGGAATGTGTGCCCTGTACTCTTGCAACAGGAAAACTAAAAGATGGCCACTTTGTATCTTTTACTGGATAGTGAATGCTGCTATTATCAATGCAAAGGTACTGTACACAGCACACCTAGAGACGACAGGAGTTACCAAGTTTCCAGAACGACGTCGCTTCATGCTACGTCTTGCAAGATCATTCATACGGCCATGGGCTGAGAAGAGGTTGTCGAGTGCCACTCTCCCACGGAACCTAAGAACATTGATAACTACTGTCTGCAATACTTCATCAGTAGTCACACAGTACCCAACTGGCCAAGTACTTGCCCAATGTAACTACCCTCAGGTACGCTGTGCTGAGTGCACCCCCGCTCTCAAGACCGGAAGACACGCATCAGGTGCCTGA